From the Lathyrus oleraceus cultivar Zhongwan6 chromosome 3, CAAS_Psat_ZW6_1.0, whole genome shotgun sequence genome, the window ATCCTTTTCCCTATCTCTGATAATGGCAACTCGAGGATAACCATTATCCCTCACACTAAAGCATCTATCAGAATCAGTCATGGGGATTTTGCTAGTTTCACTTTCATCCTTGCTCATTAAAGAACTTCTGCCATCTATTGGGACCAAAGTTGGGGTATCACCTGAATCAAAGCTTGTAGAGCCATTAAAGATGCGTGCTCTTGCCCGATCATATTCCTCCTTCCTCTCTTCCACACTTCTTAGAGGGTTTCCTTTTCTAGCAGAATCATTGGCTCCATTTAAACATGAATTATGAGGCCTGGGTCGAATGACGATTTTTTTCTGCTCAGATTTCTCATTGTCCAACTGTTTCACAGGTATTTCAGATAAACGCACCACTGGATATTTGCTTTCAGGTAACTTTCTGACCAGAATTTTACTCTGGCCATCTAAGCCATTATCTTGAACCATTGTTTGCATACTGTAGTGTTGAGCAACACGATGTGCAGCCAATCTGAGATAGGAAGAAGGGAAATGTTGAAACTCAAAATGCTGTTGATCGGCATTATTCAGAAATTTCTGGATATCCAGCTCCATCCGCAGAACTAAAGATACAAACAAAGTAAAAACACCAATTAACAAAATGTCATTATACAAAGAGAAAAGTGTAAGAAAAAAAACCAAAATACAGCCAGAAATGGGTTACTATAAGTAAAGCATAGTGATCACAGAATAGCTCATTTATTTTCTTATAAAACTCCTAATCCAACTACCCAAGGACTACTTGCCTAAGCTTGTGAGTTACGATGATAACACAAATTTAAAACTGAAAGTAAAAAATACATTAGACATCTAATCCAGGGGTAAAGGTGATAATAGATGTCTACTGAAAGCAGTTCAATTAGAACATCAGGCTGCATTTGTCTTATTTCAGCTATGCTGGACCTTAATGTAACAACTTTCTAGGGTGCATCTATACATGCATAAATTTAATTTTTACACAAGATTGAATACTTGAAAGTTTCAAAAAATCACCAATACAATTAGATGTGAAGCACAAACACAACACGACACTCACTCAtagattttgatgatgatttaAAACAATAGAAGTGATATAATTTAACCAGTAACCACGCCATGTAGACGTCATGTCAGACTCCGACACCAACATGTATTAGACACCAGATAGGCTTTGAATCAAAGCAAAGTAGATTATGATCCTAATGATTTGCTCCAGCAGAAGCGTAGCTTCAGTCTTATGTCAAGAAAGCAAGTGCGAAAGAATATTAATCAAGAGACTAGCAACTTAACAAACCTAACTTTATAAGCCATGAAAAAAAGGGGAAGAGGAAAGTGGGAATGAGTGCATCAATACACCATGGTGAACGACAATGCTCTTAAACATGAAAACAATATACTCAAAACAGAATTTCTGAACTTCAGAAATCAAGGTACTTCTCCCTTCATCATCCCTAGCTACTCCTTCAAAATTTCATTGCATAAACATTCAAAACTCAAAGCCTAGATTTTATCCTTTGAAGAAGATATTATCTTCGACAAACCTAGGGCTAGGATTCACATGATTAACCAACATGAAATTTGAATAAATTAACATCTAATTTCAATCTCAAATTATCACAATAACACAAAAAATAACAATACCGATTCCAGATCTGACATAATTCAACCTAAACACAACAGGATTAAAAAAATACATATCCTAATCCAAACCAAAACCTAGAAACAAAATCCAAATCGAGCTAAAACAACAAGCCTAAAGAATCAACACATAACtataaaaattaaaagaaaatacaaactGGTAAGGCGATGACGAGGGTTCTGAAGAGCTTCGACCAAAAACGGGTCAACCATTGACTCCTTATCTTTGAACCCAGAAACTGCATCGTTGGAGAAACAGGATGAATCCATTTTTGGGGGGATTTTTGGTTTCACCCAAAAAGGGGAAAATGAATATAATGAAAAATTATATTATTATCTTGTTCTTGTTTCCTTCCCTCTAATAATGAGGGAAAGGAATAATAAAAGGGtcaagaagaagaaaaagaagaagaaagatagGAGAAGGATTTGTGCCTTATAAACATGAACAGAAAATAATAATATTTCTTTGTGCAATCAACGTTATGTGTTACAAGTTGTTAACTGACAACAAGGAATACAAAAGGGTCACCGCATTATCTTCTTTGTACGGTTCGGTTTTTACAATTCCACTATCATGATTTAAGAATCACATGATATATTATCGGTTTGTTGCCACACGCCTCTACTCTTTTTTTATTccttaaaaatgaaaaaataaaataaaatatcccatataatatttgtttttattaaaGATTTGATTAATGTGTAACAAAttattaatttgaaaaaaaaacgaaattGTTAGTTCTCTTTAACTTTTATTGGAATTTATTTGAAGGAGTAATTTAAAAAGTGTATTTGGTtatgatttttaaaaaaaaataggTAACAAGAATTTTATGTTATTGAATTAAGATACTTAgaaattataaataaattttatagCATTCTTTTATATTTAAAAGTATATAATTTATTTCTcttaaataaattttatattattataatttatttttttaagaTCAACAAATTATTTGAcattaattaaaaaaatcataagGTATAAGAACAATTCTTTTATATTTAAAAgtaaatatatttttaaattttaaaaaaagaGTATACATGTTTCTCGTAACTAAGGAGATTTTAGTGGTTAgattttgaaagaaaaaaaaacattaTCTTATAAAAATCTTTAGGGATTAATTATTATGAATTGTCcgtgtaaaaagttttacacggtcgattcatcatcatctatttgtattattttataagtttttaaaataaaagtcaaatttatttCAATATCAAATATCTATGATTAATTGATTGTGTAAAATCATTTTATACTATCGgtatatttcaattaaattcaaatctttaatatttttataattctttcaaattttatgtttgtaAGATGATTTGAGGGAGTCCTTCGGGGTGCTACTTTGGGATGAGTCTTTTCAATGTTGTTTGGAGTAAGTCTCTCAAACATCCTTTAGTATGAGTTTCTCAAATATTATTTGGGGAAGCATGTGCATCATTTAGGATTAATCCATATGGAAATGTCTGACAAGTCCAAAAAATTATAAAACTTGGATTTTATAAATCAGAGTCCATATTTTCCAGGCTTTTTTAGTCCGACCCTGAAAAGCTTGTTATCTATTAAGGTTAGTTTATATAGGCCGCGGATAGTTCGTTAGGCCCGCATAACTacaaatttaaaaaaattataataatatttatgTTGTCTCACTCCAAAATAATATATTGATTTTTTTCACCCTCACTAATTTTTATCTCTATTCTATTCAATCTTTATTTTTAAAGTATTATACATTAATATAATCCAAATGATATCTAATTATTTTGTGTTTAATTCATAATTTTCTCATATTCTATTGGTTCtcttattttaaatattttattaatattatatataATTTAGATATGTATTgtatttaaaaatatattatatttaaaatgatataatttttattatatttgtaatAAATATTATGGAGttcctattttaatttttatagaaaaaaattatatatatatatatatatatatatatatatatatatatatatatatatatatatatatatatatatacttttaatatataaaagttaattaccaccataattacttaattaccctaattataataaataatacaactaatttcatgttcctataagtaatttcgtactaaactTTATTTAATACTCTAACTAACTCTACCATTTTACAATTTAATAAATTTGTCTCGACAACATAAAAGTAGATGTGTACacacaaaaattaaaattaaataaaataaattggtcaaatttagactagatatgagtgaaaaatgtgataaaataaattacctatttatactactaaaaaatattatcgttattttattgttgttgcaatcttatcattccaaaacgaaatcaatatcctgaaatcaaattaattattattgtagtttttttgccaaatattatcgttgcttgattttctttaaatgacaaaatgaatttttttaataataaatattaccgttattttattgttgttgcaatcttatcattccaaaatgaaatcaatatcctgaaatcaaattaattattattgtattttttttgccaaatattatcgttgtttgattttctttaaatgacaaattgaatttttttaataataaatatgAACCACTTAAATTGTAGGAGCGTGTGTTTCTTTATGGACATTGCAAATGAGAGAACGTTGGAAAATCTCAAATATCCAAATGCTTCTGACACAGCAACATCGGTAAATGTGTAGGAACTTAGAAAAACTATAGATAAACATGCTCTAATGAAATCCCTTTAGGTTTTACGGCTATATTAATACATAGGCGGATGAAAAACTTTTCATTTCCCTATATTACACATATCCACATGTTACGTAATTGCCAATTATTTTGGAGGGAACAGACGAATTTTCGTaccaaatatatatatatatatatatatatatatatatataatggaAATGATTCATTCTTAACATGTACcttatatattatatattagCATTTCAAGTATTGTTCCAAATTCAAGAAATGAACTTATCATGTTGAATGAGCAAAAGCTGTAAGAAAATTTTATTCAAATAAAGTCATGGCAATGTAAGTTATGTTTTTTATCAGGTAAACATTTGATATTTTTATTCACTATAAAATTATATatcttttgttttatttataatgATGAAGATATATAATATCTGTTATATATGTGTAATTTTTTCAGATGTATGATCAAGTATGATCATTTTGAATTATAGAGCCTGAGTGAGTAATATAATAGAAAATATTCAAAATGGTAGATGAAGAATTAcattttaaaattattttgaGGAGGAAGAATGCTGCAAAAGCCAGAATTTATAGAAAGAGTGTTATTGATGACAAGAAATCTAAGAGGTTGAAAATTGCTCTAAAAGAAAACGGTACATTTGATAAAAGACGCGGCAATGACTCAACAGCTTTGAGGATACCACTATCAGAACTTTCGCCAAACATACTAAATGACGGTCGTGGTATAGCCAACGTTGAAGTAAGTCGTCAACTTCATTCGTCATTAAAGACTAAGCCAAGTACCAATAATAATATCAGATCAAAAAGGATATCAAGCAGAAACATTACCAAATTAGGAGTTAACTTATCTAAGAGGTTTGACAATACATTTGCTGCAACAACATCAAACCAAGATCCAATACCAGAATTGCAACTCAATGAGCTTTTTGCATCTGATAGTGGAGACGATAATATGAATGATGAATCTGACGGtatattcttaattatttttCATTTGAGTTAATTTGTTTATGATATGTCATAGAATATTACAATATTCTTAACACAATAAATGTTATGTCAAAAGGTTACAGTTCAGCAACAAATTCAAGttttgatgaagatgaaatgtCTAATGGAACAGATGCTATGGAAACTTTTAAATATCCAACTCCAAGTGATATTGATCGCATTATTTCAGCTGAAATACCTGACCAAGATATCAATGAAGAGTTGTATAATTTGGTTAAAACTCACATGATTCATGGCCCGTGTGGATTTGCAAATCGATCTTCACCGTGCATGAAAGATGGAAAATGTTCTAAATATTTTCCAAAACAGTTTCAGCCCGAAACAATTGTTGATCAAGATGGGTTTCCGGTATATAGAAGAAGGGACAATGGACATACAGTTCTTAAGAATGGAATTCAAGTCGATAACTGGAATGTTGTTCCATACAATGCAAAGTTGTTGACAAAGTACCAAGCTCACATAAACATGGAATGATGCAATCAAAGTACATCGATTAAGTACTTATTCAAGTACATCAACAAAGGTTACGATAGAATCACCGCTGCCATTGTACCGAATGATGATGGAACTTCCAACCAGTCGCAGAATATTGATGAGATCAAACAGTATATTGATCGTAGGTACGTTTCTAATATATCACTTGAAATATGATGTCATGCAATTTATCTATTTCAACTAAAAGTGTGCAATTTTTCTTTACATGCATGGTGTAGAAAATTTTATATGTACACTATTTTGACTATATGTGTTATAATAAAATTTATATATTCTGTCTACAATAATCATTCTATTAATTTTAAATCCATTGCCTTTCATTATATTATTTGTAGGTACGTTTCTCCGAGTGAAGCATCTTGGAGGATATTCTCCTTTCCAATCCATGGTAGAAAACCAACTGTTGAGAGACTGTACTTTCATTGTGAAGGTCAAAGTTCGGTATATTACACTGATTTTGATCGTATCAATACAGTTCTGGAAAAACCAAGTGTAACTGAATCGATGTTTACATCATGGTTCGAAGCAAATTGCAAGTATCCTGAAGCACAAAATTTAACTTACAGCAAATTTGTTTCAAAATTTGTTTATgttaaaagaaaaaaagagaatgGAAACCCCGTCAAAAAGGTTACACAATTGGTAGGCTTATATGGGTTCCTCCAACAACTGGAGAATTATACTATCTTAGATTGATGCTCACACATGTCAAAGGCCCCCCGCAGTTATAATGATATAAAAACAGTGAATAACGTAAAATATGATACTTTCCGGGATGCCTGTTTTGCTATGGGTTTTATCGGCGATGATAGAGAATTCATTGCAGCTATTAAAGAGGCAAATCATTGGGGTTCAGGTCAATATTTGAGATTACTATTTGTTCACATGTTATTATCAGGCAGCATTAACAGGCCAAGACATGTATGGAGTAAAACATGTCATCTCTTAGCTGATGGAATACTATATGCTCAACAGCGAATTACAAACAATAGAGGTATTATTTTTCCTATATTGtgaatttttattatatttatttgtTTGATTCTTAAAAGTAAATTTGTTTTATAGTTTACACTTATAGTTACTATTGTATAAAGGTTTGAGGTTGTCGGATGAAGAGATAATGAATTTAACATTAATTGAGATTGAACGAAATCTTCAAAGGAAGAGCCGAAGTCTAAAGGAATTTGCTGGAATGCCTTATCCAAGTGGATATGTGGTTGAGCAGTTGGGAAATAAGCTCATATACGAAGAGCGGAGTTACAATCCAGCCGAACAATTGCAAGAATACAATAATTTGTTTTTAAATCTTACAGGTAAATATGTTAAATGTTTGTAAGTTTTGTCATAATTTTATAAAGTTAACTTTTAAAGTATGATTTTAtcttacaattttttttaatgtatAATTAATTTATTCACTGCATGTTTGctatgtatttttttttaaattagatGAGCAAAGAGGTGTATTCAAGCGAATAATGGAAGCAGTAAACAATCAACAAGGAGGCGTATTTTTTTTGTATGGATACGGTGGCACAGGGAAAACCTACATGTGGAGAACTCTAGCTTCCTACATAAGATCAAAGAAACAAATTTGTTTAACTGTTGCTTCATCGGGCATAGCTTCACTACTACTTCCAGGAGGTCGAACGGCTCATTCAATGTTCAAGATTCCAATACCTACAATGGAGTCTTCTACATGTAATATCGACAAAGGTAGTGATCATGCAGAGCTACTAAAAATGGCAAAGTTGATAATTTGGGATGAAGCTCCAATGGCACACAGATTTTGTTTTGAAGCGTttgataaaacccttaaagaCATAATGGGGCGTTCCAATTGTTCTGACAAATTATTCGGAGGGAAAGTAATTGTATTTGGTGGAGATTTTCGGCAAATATTACCAGTTGTACCAAGGGGCAGCCGTTCAAATAAAATACATTCTACAATAAATTCATCATACATCTGGGATCATTATGTTGTGCTGAAGCTTACAAAGAACATGCGACTCCAACAAGTCGGCAATACTTCAAGTACATCTGAATTAGAATTGTTTTCTAATTGGATATTAAAAGTTGGCGATGGGAAATTGGAAGAACCTAACGATGGTTACACGGATATTCCTATTCCAAATGATTTCTTAATTTCTAACTATGATGATCCACTAGAAGCCATTGTTAGTGAAACATATCCGAATTTTCTTAACAATTACAAGAATCCAGAATTTTTGCAATCAAGAGCTATATTGGCAGGAACAATTGAAACGGTTGACATCATAAATCAATACGTTTTGGGATTCATACCAGGTATGCGTTATCCATTGTAAACATATTTATAGATACATTCATATATTTATATGTACTAACATagatttataataataaaatttcaaaaaatttcccaaaGGTGAAGAAAAGGAATATTTAAGTTCAAATTCTGTAGACACTTTTGACGGTGAAGGAAATGAAGCTTTTGATGTTTTGACCCCGAAATTTTTGAATACACTTACAACTTCCGGTCTACCTAACCACAAGATTAAATTGAAGATTGGGACCCCTATTATGTTGCTTCAAAACATTGATCAACCTGAAGGTCTCTGCAATGGAACAAGGCTTATAGTTACAAGATTGACAAACCACGTTATCGAGGCAAAGATTATATCTGGAAAGAATATTGGAGGGGTTATCTATATTCCAAGAATGGATATGACTCCAACACAATCTCCGTGGCCATTCAAAATGACTAGAAGGCAATTTCCCATAACTATATGTTATGCTATGACAATTAACAAATCTCAAGGTCAGTCATTGGATTATGTTGGATTGTATTTGCCTAGAAGTGTATTTAGTCATGGTCAACTATATGTTGGAATATCAAGGGTCAAAAGAAAAAAAGGGCTTAAGATATTAATCCATGACAAGGATAACCATCCATTGAATTCTACAACAAACGTCGTGttcaaagaagtttttgaaaacttATAGAACGTAAGTTTTTCATTAGTTATATTATATCAACAAATGTCGTTGTTTATTATTAGAATTTTATTGAATGAGTTGtataaaatatatattatgttttaacatttgtttatatggatgtaattgttttttacagggtaatgaatcatcacttcctaaaaggttgcgggcaggttttgtataaacccagttttttaaggaccaaagaattgtacgaagttaatcatttttgttgctggacttatttctcacaattttaactaaaattgtgaaccttttgtttcaatatcttttgttgcattaaaccttactgtatcaatcgcaattaatttcaacatttggtagtattcattactatattttaaaacaaatgaggttctggtatttcttttacatggtttatgtattttggttaaataatcatttattatgaaggttaatatttgcgcttttatacctcaaattagtaacagattggaaaatttcatccattactaaataaatatatttttatttcttatgtccaaaatctcaatgataaatggaatgtttattcataacattaacaatggaatgtttattatat encodes:
- the LOC127126473 gene encoding uncharacterized protein LOC127126473 gives rise to the protein MDSSCFSNDAVSGFKDKESMVDPFLVEALQNPRHRLTILRMELDIQKFLNNADQQHFEFQHFPSSYLRLAAHRVAQHYSMQTMVQDNGLDGQSKILVRKLPESKYPVVRLSEIPVKQLDNEKSEQKKIVIRPRPHNSCLNGANDSARKGNPLRSVEERKEEYDRARARIFNGSTSFDSGDTPTLVPIDGRSSLMSKDESETSKIPMTDSDRCFSVRDNGYPRVAIIRDREKDRSDPDYDRSYGRYARSLSASAVNLVPFNLPKAQPSFAQYDITFNQLGQMAQTQASLGYGPPSTPIMSPFCTPGLNPASGDGAYLQWPSPTMMYAHSYDQFRHAVYQAPFGQPLSFDYSQNY